A genomic segment from Rahnella aceris encodes:
- a CDS encoding DUF6404 family protein → MVFEEKKKKAIDLMENKKMWRSNYAPPILRLFWKMGSKMPPPPFAPFWLNTMFFAAWYSPIWGIFMWFTIWKNQGFSVLHAVFIALFAGLLFGLFMALFHYWRKRSNKLPDWKSL, encoded by the coding sequence ATGGTATTTGAAGAAAAGAAGAAAAAGGCAATAGACCTGATGGAAAATAAAAAGATGTGGCGGAGCAATTATGCGCCCCCCATCTTACGCTTGTTTTGGAAAATGGGGAGTAAAATGCCACCGCCTCCGTTTGCCCCTTTCTGGCTTAATACGATGTTCTTCGCCGCCTGGTACAGCCCTATATGGGGCATTTTCATGTGGTTCACTATCTGGAAAAATCAAGGCTTCAGCGTATTGCATGCGGTATTCATCGCCCTCTTTGCCGGTTTGCTGTTTGGTTTATTCATGGCGTTATTCCACTATTGGCGCAAGCGGTCCAACAAGTTGCCTGACTGGAAGAGCCTCTAA
- a CDS encoding rhodanese family protein, with protein sequence MSTRTVSPAEAHELMKNGSTLIDIREPAEFLREHVPGAISFPLSDILLGKKIKDLPVNHPVIFHCLAGSRTAQNEDALVRTADPATVLLLSGGINAWKNANLPTIEDKKYPLPIMRQVQIVAGILILAGVLMGYAIDESFFLLSGFVGAGLLFAGVSGWCGMAVLLSKMPWNKLKH encoded by the coding sequence ATGAGCACAAGAACTGTAAGTCCTGCGGAAGCACATGAACTCATGAAAAATGGCAGCACTCTGATCGACATTCGGGAGCCTGCTGAATTTCTTCGAGAGCACGTTCCTGGAGCTATCTCTTTTCCACTATCCGATATTTTGTTGGGGAAAAAAATCAAGGACCTGCCTGTAAATCATCCTGTTATTTTTCACTGTTTGGCGGGTTCACGCACAGCTCAAAATGAAGATGCGCTGGTCAGAACAGCAGACCCGGCAACAGTTTTATTGTTGTCTGGCGGCATTAATGCCTGGAAAAATGCAAATCTTCCGACGATTGAAGACAAGAAATATCCTCTTCCAATCATGAGGCAAGTTCAGATTGTAGCTGGAATACTTATCCTCGCAGGGGTATTGATGGGATACGCAATAGATGAAAGCTTCTTTCTATTATCGGGGTTCGTCGGTGCAGGCCTGCTTTTTGCTGGTGTAAGTGGTTGGTGCGGAATGGCAGTTTTGCTTTCCAAAATGCCATGGAACAAGCTTAAGCATTAA
- a CDS encoding ArsR/SmtB family transcription factor, whose amino-acid sequence MKNTDLEFLQDSAAQATRLLKSMSNVNRLLILCTLIDSPGTSAGNLSKLTGLSPSATSQHLARMKEEDLIESSIDEQRRNYFIKNESIRKVIATLKDIYCPEDLK is encoded by the coding sequence ATGAAAAATACTGACCTTGAATTTTTGCAAGATAGCGCGGCTCAGGCGACCAGGCTTCTCAAGTCCATGAGTAACGTTAACCGACTATTGATTCTTTGTACTCTCATTGACTCACCGGGAACTTCAGCAGGTAATCTAAGTAAACTGACAGGATTAAGTCCTTCAGCCACATCGCAGCACCTGGCGAGAATGAAGGAAGAGGACTTGATTGAAAGTTCCATAGATGAGCAACGAAGAAATTATTTCATTAAAAATGAATCGATTCGAAAAGTTATCGCAACGTTAAAGGACATTTACTGCCCTGAGGATTTAAAATGA